A genomic window from Salvia miltiorrhiza cultivar Shanhuang (shh) chromosome 5, IMPLAD_Smil_shh, whole genome shotgun sequence includes:
- the LOC130985967 gene encoding myb family transcription factor PHL7-like isoform X1 — translation MYQPTGVPSSSLVHSNPIVRSQPLDSVDSTMDPISGSNSGSNNQSLASKQRLRWTHELHERFVDAVAQLGGPDRATPKGVLRVMGVQGLTIYHVKSHLQKYRLAKYLPDSSSDGKKADKKESGDMLSGLDGSSGMQITEALKLQMEVQKRLHEQLEVQRQLQLRIEAQGKYLKKIIEEQQRISGVVSEAPGSGASAPETDDVCPESDNKTDPATPAPTSESPFADKPANEHASVKSFSLDESMSSHHEPLTPDSGCHASSPVESPDGRPVKKKRGSSDVAFTKEEMVLSHSILESSLNSPYQQPHPLFLTSEQFDHSSELPIGDENQLEKLSGIM, via the exons ATGTATCAGCCCACGGGTGTTCCTAGTTCAAGTTTAGTTCACAGCAATCCAATTGTTCGAAGTCAGCCGTTAGACTCTGTTGATAGCACAATGGATCCTATCAGTGGATCTAACAGTGGGAGCAACAATCAAAGTTTGGCCTCTAAGCAGCGGCTCCGTTGGACACATGAGCTTCATGAACGGTTTGTTGATGCTGTTGCGCAGCTTGGTGGGCCAGATC GAGCTACTCCTAAAGGTGTTCTCAGAGTTATGGGAGTTCAAGGGCTAACAATTTACCATGTAAAAAGCCACTTGCAG AAGTACCGGCTGGCTAAGTATCTTCCAGATTCTTCTTCTGATG GGAAAAAAGCTGATAAGAAAGAATCAGGCGATATGCTTTCCGGCTTGGATGGTTCATC TGGAATGCAAATAACTGAAGCGCTCAAATTGCAAATGGAGGTCCAAAAGCGACTGCACGAGCAATTAGAG GTGCAAAGACAGCTACAGTTACGGATAGAAGCCCAAGGAAagtacttaaaaaaaattattgaagaACAGCAGCGCATCAGTGGAGTTGTTTCAGAAGCGCCTGGCTCAGGAGCTTCTGCTCCTGAGACTGATGACGTTTGCCCAGAATCTGATAATAAAACTGACCCTGCAACCCCGGCTCCAACATCTGAATCACCTTTTGCGGACAAGCCTGCCAACGAACATGCTTCTGTGAAGAGTTTTTCTCTGGATGAATCCATGTCCTCTCATCACGAGCCTCTAACCCCTGATTCTGGCTGTCATGCAAGTTCACCAGTCGAGAGCCCTGACGGGAGGCCAGTGAAAAAGAAACGTGGGAGCAGTGATGTGGCATTTACTAAAGAAGAGATGGTTCTCTCCCATTCGATACTGGAATCGAGCTTGAACTCTCCTTACCAACAGCCACATCCCCTTTTCTTAACAAGTGAGCAGTTCGATCATTCATCAGAACTACCCATTGGCGATGAAAACCAATTGGAAAAGCTCTCTGGTATTATGTAA
- the LOC130985965 gene encoding uncharacterized protein LOC130985965 isoform X3, with amino-acid sequence MWRQLSNERGHTLRCSHYAPSQVPDDSPLPCVIYCHGNSGCRADANEAAVVLLPSNITVFTLDFSGSGLSDGDYVSLGWHEKNDLKVVISYLRSNEKVSRIGLWGRSMGAVTSLLYGAEDPSIAGMVLDSAFSNLFNLMLELADVYKIRLPKFTVKMALQYMRRVIQKKAKFDITRLDCIQVAPKTFIPALFGHAKDDKFIQPRHSDAIFNSYAGDKNIIKFDGDHNSSRPQFYYDSVSIFFYNVLHPPRPPSSYSSKIEKYYDLGDVKVGAGVEENILYEIIAGLRNVSADAPSSSAAPRSISSTKSVGELLSDIAPVCNDALTSEEADLKILSGSSTSPQEDKQTAQNEECCSYTSSNRESWGRCSSLGSDDLPSMDTSISNSDQVSFHTSIIFSTPERLKCVWHICHSVFLQYLLLVSSHSVLVLEIKNLHFYLVAQANMSEFRLILFGSSISSFLLTSNFTSIYRQL; translated from the exons ATGTGGAGGCAA CTTAGTAATGAAAGGGGTCATACCTTAAGATGTAGCCATTACGCTCCTTCACAGGTCCCAGATGATTCGCCTCTCCCTTGTGTCATATATTGCCATGGGAACAG TGGATGTCGGGCAGATGCAAATGAAGCAGCTGTAGTTCTTCTGCCTTCAAATATCACAGTGTTCACTCTTGATTTTTCAGGTTCTGGCTTGTCTGATGGAGATTATGTTAGTCTTGGTTGGCATGAG AAAAATGACCTCAAAGTTGTGATATCATATTTGAGGAGCAATGAGAAAGTATCTCGCATTGGCCTTTGGGGAAGATCAATGGGTGCAGTAACAAG CCTTCTCTATGGAGCAGAAGACCCTTCTATAGCTGGAATGGTGCTGGACAGTGCGTTCTCTAATTTGTTCAATCTGATGCTGGAACTTGCAGATGTGTACAAAATCCGGCTTCCTAAATTCACA GTGAAGATGGCTCTTCAATACATGCGACGAGTAATACAGAAGAAGGCCAAATTTGATATCACACGGCTTGATTGCATACAG GTTGCTCCCAAGACATTTATTCCTGCTCTGTTTGGGCATGCAAAAGATGACAAATTTATTCAACCTCGGCATTCTGATGCTATCTTTAATTCGTATGCG GGTGACaaaaatattatcaaatttGACGGTGATCACAACTCATCGCGGCCTCAATTTTATTATGATTCTGTATCCATCTTTTTCTATAACGTCCTCCATCCTCCTCGGCCTCCATCTTCATATTCATCAAAGATTGAGAAATACTATGATCTGGGAGATGTTAAAGTTGGTGCTGGCGTGGAAGAG AATATTTTATATGAGATAATAGCTGGGCTTCGCAATGTAAGTGCTGATGCACCTAGTTCTTCTGCTGCACCTCGTAGCATTTCATCTACAAAATCTGTGGGGGAACTACTCTCTGACATAGCACCTGTCTGTAAT GATGCTTTGACTTCTGAAGAAGCTGATCTAAAGATTCTCAGCGGCAGTAGCACATCACCTCAAGAG GACAAGCAAACAGCCCAAAATGAAGAGTGTTGCTCCTACACGAGCTCAAACAGAGAAAGTTGGGGAAGATGCTCGTCTTTGGGCAGTGATGATCTACCTTCTATGGACACAAGCATCAGTAACTCCGACCAGGTGTCTTTTCATACCTCTATCATTTTCTCAACACCGGAAAGGCTAAAATGTGTGTGGCACATCTGCCACTCAGTGTTTTTGCAGTATCTCCTGTTAGTCTCTTCTCATTCGGTTTTAGTTCTTGAGATCAAGAACTTGCATTTTTATTTGGTAGCTCAAGCAAACATGTCTGAGTTtcgtttaattttatttggtagctcaatttcttcatttttgcTGACAAGCAACTTTACTTCAATTTACAGACAACTATAA
- the LOC130985965 gene encoding uncharacterized protein LOC130985965 isoform X2, which produces MIDQFINFVIRPPRADYNPDQYLWEKDFTLAGRKYNREDVELSNERGHTLRCSHYAPSQVPDDSPLPCVIYCHGNSGCRADANEAAVVLLPSNITVFTLDFSGSGLSDGDYVSLGWHEKNDLKVVISYLRSNEKVSRIGLWGRSMGAVTSLLYGAEDPSIAGMVLDSAFSNLFNLMLELADVYKIRLPKFTVKMALQYMRRVIQKKAKFDITRLDCIQVAPKTFIPALFGHAKDDKFIQPRHSDAIFNSYAGDKNIIKFDGDHNSSRPQFYYDSVSIFFYNVLHPPRPPSSYSSKIEKYYDLGDVKVGAGVEENILYEIIAGLRNVSADAPSSSAAPRSISSTKSVGELLSDIAPVCNDALTSEEADLKILSGSSTSPQEDKQTAQNEECCSYTSSNRESWGRCSSLGSDDLPSMDTSISNSDQTTIKVLATPLRNPEQNTLDSPKDETKKKKKKNKASSSTKKSKREKFEKLEALSQRIRLCILKRVNHRRNCST; this is translated from the exons ATGATTGaccaatttattaattttgtcatTAGGCCGCCCAG GGCTGATTACAACCCAGATCAATATCTATGGGAAAAAGATTTTACCCTTGCAGGAAGAAAATACAACAGAGAAGATGTGGAG CTTAGTAATGAAAGGGGTCATACCTTAAGATGTAGCCATTACGCTCCTTCACAGGTCCCAGATGATTCGCCTCTCCCTTGTGTCATATATTGCCATGGGAACAG TGGATGTCGGGCAGATGCAAATGAAGCAGCTGTAGTTCTTCTGCCTTCAAATATCACAGTGTTCACTCTTGATTTTTCAGGTTCTGGCTTGTCTGATGGAGATTATGTTAGTCTTGGTTGGCATGAG AAAAATGACCTCAAAGTTGTGATATCATATTTGAGGAGCAATGAGAAAGTATCTCGCATTGGCCTTTGGGGAAGATCAATGGGTGCAGTAACAAG CCTTCTCTATGGAGCAGAAGACCCTTCTATAGCTGGAATGGTGCTGGACAGTGCGTTCTCTAATTTGTTCAATCTGATGCTGGAACTTGCAGATGTGTACAAAATCCGGCTTCCTAAATTCACA GTGAAGATGGCTCTTCAATACATGCGACGAGTAATACAGAAGAAGGCCAAATTTGATATCACACGGCTTGATTGCATACAG GTTGCTCCCAAGACATTTATTCCTGCTCTGTTTGGGCATGCAAAAGATGACAAATTTATTCAACCTCGGCATTCTGATGCTATCTTTAATTCGTATGCG GGTGACaaaaatattatcaaatttGACGGTGATCACAACTCATCGCGGCCTCAATTTTATTATGATTCTGTATCCATCTTTTTCTATAACGTCCTCCATCCTCCTCGGCCTCCATCTTCATATTCATCAAAGATTGAGAAATACTATGATCTGGGAGATGTTAAAGTTGGTGCTGGCGTGGAAGAG AATATTTTATATGAGATAATAGCTGGGCTTCGCAATGTAAGTGCTGATGCACCTAGTTCTTCTGCTGCACCTCGTAGCATTTCATCTACAAAATCTGTGGGGGAACTACTCTCTGACATAGCACCTGTCTGTAAT GATGCTTTGACTTCTGAAGAAGCTGATCTAAAGATTCTCAGCGGCAGTAGCACATCACCTCAAGAG GACAAGCAAACAGCCCAAAATGAAGAGTGTTGCTCCTACACGAGCTCAAACAGAGAAAGTTGGGGAAGATGCTCGTCTTTGGGCAGTGATGATCTACCTTCTATGGACACAAGCATCAGTAACTCCGACCAG ACAACTATAAAGGTCCTTGCCACGCCTCTTCGAAATCCAGAACAAAATACATTAGACTCTCCAAAGGACGagacaaagaagaagaagaaaaagaacaaaGCTAGTTCAAGCACAAAGAAGTCGAAACGGGAGAAATTTGAGAAGCTGGAGGCTCTGAGCCAGCGCATTCGTCTCTGCATCTTGAAGAGAGTTAATCATAGGAGAAACTGCTCGACCTGA
- the LOC130985965 gene encoding uncharacterized protein LOC130985965 isoform X4, giving the protein MWRQLSNERGHTLRCSHYAPSQVPDDSPLPCVIYCHGNSGCRADANEAAVVLLPSNITVFTLDFSGSGLSDGDYVSLGWHEKNDLKVVISYLRSNEKVSRIGLWGRSMGAVTSLLYGAEDPSIAGMVLDSAFSNLFNLMLELADVYKIRLPKFTVKMALQYMRRVIQKKAKFDITRLDCIQVAPKTFIPALFGHAKDDKFIQPRHSDAIFNSYAGDKNIIKFDGDHNSSRPQFYYDSVSIFFYNVLHPPRPPSSYSSKIEKYYDLGDVKVGAGVEENILYEIIAGLRNVSADAPSSSAAPRSISSTKSVGELLSDIAPVCNDALTSEEADLKILSGSSTSPQEDKQTAQNEECCSYTSSNRESWGRCSSLGSDDLPSMDTSISNSDQTTIKVLATPLRNPEQNTLDSPKDETKKKKKKNKASSSTKKSKREKFEKLEALSQRIRLCILKRVNHRRNCST; this is encoded by the exons ATGTGGAGGCAA CTTAGTAATGAAAGGGGTCATACCTTAAGATGTAGCCATTACGCTCCTTCACAGGTCCCAGATGATTCGCCTCTCCCTTGTGTCATATATTGCCATGGGAACAG TGGATGTCGGGCAGATGCAAATGAAGCAGCTGTAGTTCTTCTGCCTTCAAATATCACAGTGTTCACTCTTGATTTTTCAGGTTCTGGCTTGTCTGATGGAGATTATGTTAGTCTTGGTTGGCATGAG AAAAATGACCTCAAAGTTGTGATATCATATTTGAGGAGCAATGAGAAAGTATCTCGCATTGGCCTTTGGGGAAGATCAATGGGTGCAGTAACAAG CCTTCTCTATGGAGCAGAAGACCCTTCTATAGCTGGAATGGTGCTGGACAGTGCGTTCTCTAATTTGTTCAATCTGATGCTGGAACTTGCAGATGTGTACAAAATCCGGCTTCCTAAATTCACA GTGAAGATGGCTCTTCAATACATGCGACGAGTAATACAGAAGAAGGCCAAATTTGATATCACACGGCTTGATTGCATACAG GTTGCTCCCAAGACATTTATTCCTGCTCTGTTTGGGCATGCAAAAGATGACAAATTTATTCAACCTCGGCATTCTGATGCTATCTTTAATTCGTATGCG GGTGACaaaaatattatcaaatttGACGGTGATCACAACTCATCGCGGCCTCAATTTTATTATGATTCTGTATCCATCTTTTTCTATAACGTCCTCCATCCTCCTCGGCCTCCATCTTCATATTCATCAAAGATTGAGAAATACTATGATCTGGGAGATGTTAAAGTTGGTGCTGGCGTGGAAGAG AATATTTTATATGAGATAATAGCTGGGCTTCGCAATGTAAGTGCTGATGCACCTAGTTCTTCTGCTGCACCTCGTAGCATTTCATCTACAAAATCTGTGGGGGAACTACTCTCTGACATAGCACCTGTCTGTAAT GATGCTTTGACTTCTGAAGAAGCTGATCTAAAGATTCTCAGCGGCAGTAGCACATCACCTCAAGAG GACAAGCAAACAGCCCAAAATGAAGAGTGTTGCTCCTACACGAGCTCAAACAGAGAAAGTTGGGGAAGATGCTCGTCTTTGGGCAGTGATGATCTACCTTCTATGGACACAAGCATCAGTAACTCCGACCAG ACAACTATAAAGGTCCTTGCCACGCCTCTTCGAAATCCAGAACAAAATACATTAGACTCTCCAAAGGACGagacaaagaagaagaagaaaaagaacaaaGCTAGTTCAAGCACAAAGAAGTCGAAACGGGAGAAATTTGAGAAGCTGGAGGCTCTGAGCCAGCGCATTCGTCTCTGCATCTTGAAGAGAGTTAATCATAGGAGAAACTGCTCGACCTGA
- the LOC130985965 gene encoding uncharacterized protein LOC130985965 isoform X1: MIDQFINFVIRPPRADYNPDQYLWEKDFTLAGRKYNREDVELSNERGHTLRCSHYAPSQVPDDSPLPCVIYCHGNSGCRADANEAAVVLLPSNITVFTLDFSGSGLSDGDYVSLGWHEKNDLKVVISYLRSNEKVSRIGLWGRSMGAVTSLLYGAEDPSIAGMVLDSAFSNLFNLMLELADVYKIRLPKFTVKMALQYMRRVIQKKAKFDITRLDCIQVAPKTFIPALFGHAKDDKFIQPRHSDAIFNSYAGDKNIIKFDGDHNSSRPQFYYDSVSIFFYNVLHPPRPPSSYSSKIEKYYDLGDVKVGAGVEENILYEIIAGLRNVSADAPSSSAAPRSISSTKSVGELLSDIAPVCNDALTSEEADLKILSGSSTSPQEDKQTAQNEECCSYTSSNRESWGRCSSLGSDDLPSMDTSISNSDQVSFHTSIIFSTPERLKCVWHICHSVFLQYLLLVSSHSVLVLEIKNLHFYLVAQANMSEFRLILFGSSISSFLLTSNFTSIYRQL, translated from the exons ATGATTGaccaatttattaattttgtcatTAGGCCGCCCAG GGCTGATTACAACCCAGATCAATATCTATGGGAAAAAGATTTTACCCTTGCAGGAAGAAAATACAACAGAGAAGATGTGGAG CTTAGTAATGAAAGGGGTCATACCTTAAGATGTAGCCATTACGCTCCTTCACAGGTCCCAGATGATTCGCCTCTCCCTTGTGTCATATATTGCCATGGGAACAG TGGATGTCGGGCAGATGCAAATGAAGCAGCTGTAGTTCTTCTGCCTTCAAATATCACAGTGTTCACTCTTGATTTTTCAGGTTCTGGCTTGTCTGATGGAGATTATGTTAGTCTTGGTTGGCATGAG AAAAATGACCTCAAAGTTGTGATATCATATTTGAGGAGCAATGAGAAAGTATCTCGCATTGGCCTTTGGGGAAGATCAATGGGTGCAGTAACAAG CCTTCTCTATGGAGCAGAAGACCCTTCTATAGCTGGAATGGTGCTGGACAGTGCGTTCTCTAATTTGTTCAATCTGATGCTGGAACTTGCAGATGTGTACAAAATCCGGCTTCCTAAATTCACA GTGAAGATGGCTCTTCAATACATGCGACGAGTAATACAGAAGAAGGCCAAATTTGATATCACACGGCTTGATTGCATACAG GTTGCTCCCAAGACATTTATTCCTGCTCTGTTTGGGCATGCAAAAGATGACAAATTTATTCAACCTCGGCATTCTGATGCTATCTTTAATTCGTATGCG GGTGACaaaaatattatcaaatttGACGGTGATCACAACTCATCGCGGCCTCAATTTTATTATGATTCTGTATCCATCTTTTTCTATAACGTCCTCCATCCTCCTCGGCCTCCATCTTCATATTCATCAAAGATTGAGAAATACTATGATCTGGGAGATGTTAAAGTTGGTGCTGGCGTGGAAGAG AATATTTTATATGAGATAATAGCTGGGCTTCGCAATGTAAGTGCTGATGCACCTAGTTCTTCTGCTGCACCTCGTAGCATTTCATCTACAAAATCTGTGGGGGAACTACTCTCTGACATAGCACCTGTCTGTAAT GATGCTTTGACTTCTGAAGAAGCTGATCTAAAGATTCTCAGCGGCAGTAGCACATCACCTCAAGAG GACAAGCAAACAGCCCAAAATGAAGAGTGTTGCTCCTACACGAGCTCAAACAGAGAAAGTTGGGGAAGATGCTCGTCTTTGGGCAGTGATGATCTACCTTCTATGGACACAAGCATCAGTAACTCCGACCAGGTGTCTTTTCATACCTCTATCATTTTCTCAACACCGGAAAGGCTAAAATGTGTGTGGCACATCTGCCACTCAGTGTTTTTGCAGTATCTCCTGTTAGTCTCTTCTCATTCGGTTTTAGTTCTTGAGATCAAGAACTTGCATTTTTATTTGGTAGCTCAAGCAAACATGTCTGAGTTtcgtttaattttatttggtagctcaatttcttcatttttgcTGACAAGCAACTTTACTTCAATTTACAGACAACTATAA
- the LOC130985967 gene encoding myb family transcription factor PHL7-like isoform X2 translates to MGVQGLTIYHVKSHLQKYRLAKYLPDSSSDGKKADKKESGDMLSGLDGSSGMQITEALKLQMEVQKRLHEQLEVQRQLQLRIEAQGKYLKKIIEEQQRISGVVSEAPGSGASAPETDDVCPESDNKTDPATPAPTSESPFADKPANEHASVKSFSLDESMSSHHEPLTPDSGCHASSPVESPDGRPVKKKRGSSDVAFTKEEMVLSHSILESSLNSPYQQPHPLFLTSEQFDHSSELPIGDENQLEKLSGIM, encoded by the exons ATGGGAGTTCAAGGGCTAACAATTTACCATGTAAAAAGCCACTTGCAG AAGTACCGGCTGGCTAAGTATCTTCCAGATTCTTCTTCTGATG GGAAAAAAGCTGATAAGAAAGAATCAGGCGATATGCTTTCCGGCTTGGATGGTTCATC TGGAATGCAAATAACTGAAGCGCTCAAATTGCAAATGGAGGTCCAAAAGCGACTGCACGAGCAATTAGAG GTGCAAAGACAGCTACAGTTACGGATAGAAGCCCAAGGAAagtacttaaaaaaaattattgaagaACAGCAGCGCATCAGTGGAGTTGTTTCAGAAGCGCCTGGCTCAGGAGCTTCTGCTCCTGAGACTGATGACGTTTGCCCAGAATCTGATAATAAAACTGACCCTGCAACCCCGGCTCCAACATCTGAATCACCTTTTGCGGACAAGCCTGCCAACGAACATGCTTCTGTGAAGAGTTTTTCTCTGGATGAATCCATGTCCTCTCATCACGAGCCTCTAACCCCTGATTCTGGCTGTCATGCAAGTTCACCAGTCGAGAGCCCTGACGGGAGGCCAGTGAAAAAGAAACGTGGGAGCAGTGATGTGGCATTTACTAAAGAAGAGATGGTTCTCTCCCATTCGATACTGGAATCGAGCTTGAACTCTCCTTACCAACAGCCACATCCCCTTTTCTTAACAAGTGAGCAGTTCGATCATTCATCAGAACTACCCATTGGCGATGAAAACCAATTGGAAAAGCTCTCTGGTATTATGTAA